The genomic window GCCGCCCGCACGTGCGCCGGGGTGGCGGAGAACTCCGCCTGCGCCGCGGCCGCCGCCGCGACGGCCTCCTCGACCTGCGCCTCGTCCGGCACGCTCACCCGGCCGACCAGGGCGCCGTCCCAGGGGCTCGTCACGTCGAAGGTGTCCGCGCCGGTGGCCTGGCGGCCTGCCAGCCAGAACGCGTACGGAGCTGCGGTCGTCACGGTGGTTCCGCCCTTCTGTCGCGGGTCTCGCTCGCTGCCACCGTAGGCACCGCGGGCCGCCCGCCCGGTTGTCCACGGCGGAGTACGCGTACGCCCGCGCGCTACGGAATGGCCAGCGCCCACCGTACGGGTCGCATGCGCCGGATTCCGCCCCGGCCGGCACCCGCCGGCCCTATCCTGGCGCCCCGGCACGGGGAGGGGACGGGCGATGGCGCAGACGGTCACGATCGAACTGGACGACGGCTCGACGGTGGAGGCGGAGATCGTCGGCGAGGTGCCCTTCCAGCACCCCGACGAGACCGGCGGCTACGACGACGTCGGCGTGCGCTCCCGGGCCGCCGCGATGGGCTCCGCCGTCACCCTGACCCTGGAGGGCGTCCGCGACACCGTACGCAGCGTCGGCCGCTGGGCCGCGCAGACCATCACCGAGGGCGGCGCCGCCGGCTCCCCCGACGCCTTCGAGGTCGAGTTCGGCCTCAAGCTCGCGGTGAAGTCCGGGCAGCTGCTCGGTGTCATCGCCGAGGCCGGCACGGAGGCGGGGCTGACCGTCCGGCTGTCCTGGGACCTCGCCGCCCGCCGAGCCGCCGCGGCCGCCGCCGCCATCGGTCCGACGCCGCCGCCGTGACCCGCGCCCGGGAGCTCAGGCGCCGGTTTCTGCCTCGGTCTTGAGGGCAAGCCACAGCTCCATCCGGACGTCCGGGTCGTCCAGCGAGCGCCCGAGGATCTCCTCGACCCGGCGCATCCGGTAGCGCAGGGTGTGCCGGTGCACCCCGAGGTCGGCCGCCGCCGCGTCCCACTGGCCGTGGTGCGACAGCCAGGCGTGCAGCGAGGTGGCCAGGTCGCCGCGCGAGGTCGCGTCGTGCTCGCGCAGCGGCCGCA from Streptomyces sp. NBC_01198 includes these protein-coding regions:
- a CDS encoding CU044_2847 family protein — translated: MAQTVTIELDDGSTVEAEIVGEVPFQHPDETGGYDDVGVRSRAAAMGSAVTLTLEGVRDTVRSVGRWAAQTITEGGAAGSPDAFEVEFGLKLAVKSGQLLGVIAEAGTEAGLTVRLSWDLAARRAAAAAAAIGPTPPP